A genomic region of Vitreimonas flagellata contains the following coding sequences:
- a CDS encoding ubiquinol-cytochrome C chaperone family protein encodes MPVWPFKRSKADIDAKRLLEAVTQTSRQPALFGEGRIPDTLEGRFELMALNASLALIRLREAQGVESLAQAFTDKLFRLWDAGLREDGVGDLVVPKRMRKLAASFYGRLSAYGEALTSPEALATVIARNVFAAEAHAFAPALAAYAARTAETQAGGELDALFTSEGWPAYQG; translated from the coding sequence ATGCCGGTTTGGCCATTCAAGCGGTCGAAGGCCGATATCGATGCGAAACGTCTGCTCGAGGCTGTGACCCAGACCAGCCGTCAGCCCGCCCTGTTCGGCGAAGGCCGCATTCCGGACACACTTGAGGGGCGATTTGAACTCATGGCGCTCAACGCCAGCCTGGCGCTGATCCGATTGCGCGAGGCGCAGGGCGTAGAGAGCTTGGCGCAAGCCTTTACCGACAAATTGTTTCGGCTCTGGGACGCCGGCCTCCGCGAAGACGGCGTGGGCGACCTTGTCGTACCGAAGAGGATGCGCAAGCTTGCGGCTTCGTTTTACGGGCGCCTCAGCGCTTACGGCGAAGCGCTGACGTCGCCAGAGGCCTTGGCGACGGTGATCGCGCGCAATGTGTTCGCTGCTGAGGCGCATGCGTTCGCGCCGGCTCTCGCCGCATACGCCGCGCGTACCGCAGAGACGCAAGCTGGCGGCGAACTTGACGCCCTGTTCACTTCGGAGGGCTGGCCAGCTTACCAAGGCTGA
- the plsX gene encoding phosphate acyltransferase PlsX, translated as MADGLVLSIDGMGGDNAPDIVVEGVDIVARKRNELRFLIHGDEARLKALLDKYPEAKAVSEIVPAEKAIGMEVKPSQALRQGKGSSLWNAVAAVETGQAHAVVSAGNTGAYMAIAMFRLRTMEGVHRPALAARWPAANGGYVVILDVGANVEADGEQLVEFAIMGEAFQRAVSGKERPTVGLLNVGSEDQKGHEEIRTAARLIRESGVDMDFRGFAEGDDISKGTVDVVVTDGFTGNIALKTGEGTARLVGQLLRESLTSGILAKLGALIAYPALKQLRARMDPGTFNGALFLGLNGLVVKSHGSANGSGYAAAIGVAEKMARSHYREEIARNLERLSRAPVAAKVEDAG; from the coding sequence ATGGCCGACGGTCTCGTTCTCTCGATTGACGGGATGGGTGGCGACAACGCGCCCGACATCGTGGTGGAGGGGGTCGATATCGTTGCGCGCAAACGCAACGAACTGCGTTTTCTCATTCATGGCGACGAAGCGCGTTTGAAGGCGCTGCTCGATAAATATCCCGAAGCGAAAGCTGTGTCTGAAATCGTGCCGGCTGAAAAAGCTATCGGCATGGAAGTGAAGCCGAGCCAGGCGTTGCGCCAGGGCAAGGGCTCAAGTCTTTGGAACGCGGTCGCGGCCGTCGAGACCGGCCAAGCGCATGCGGTCGTCTCGGCGGGCAATACCGGCGCCTACATGGCGATCGCGATGTTTCGTCTGCGGACGATGGAGGGCGTGCATCGCCCCGCACTTGCGGCGCGTTGGCCGGCGGCGAATGGCGGCTATGTCGTCATTCTCGACGTCGGTGCGAATGTGGAAGCGGACGGCGAACAACTCGTTGAGTTCGCCATCATGGGCGAAGCGTTTCAGCGCGCGGTGTCGGGGAAAGAGCGCCCGACGGTCGGTTTGCTAAACGTTGGCTCTGAAGATCAAAAGGGTCACGAGGAAATTCGCACTGCAGCGCGGCTGATCCGCGAAAGCGGCGTCGACATGGATTTTCGCGGCTTCGCCGAGGGCGACGACATTTCCAAAGGCACGGTGGATGTCGTCGTCACCGATGGCTTCACCGGCAACATCGCGCTGAAGACAGGCGAGGGCACGGCGCGGCTCGTTGGCCAATTGCTGCGCGAATCTCTGACCAGCGGGATCTTGGCGAAACTCGGCGCGTTGATCGCATATCCGGCGCTGAAGCAATTGCGCGCGCGCATGGACCCCGGCACGTTCAACGGCGCTTTGTTTTTGGGCCTCAATGGTCTTGTGGTGAAAAGCCACGGCAGCGCCAACGGCAGCGGGTACGCCGCAGCGATCGGCGTGGCCGAGAAGATGGCGCGCAGCCATTATCGCGAAGAAATCGCGCGCAACCTAGAGCGCCTGTCGCGCGCTCCGGTCGCCGCCAAAGTCGAGGACGCTGGTTAA
- a CDS encoding beta-ketoacyl-ACP synthase III, whose product MRSVMLGVGSYLPTRVLTNAELAKRVDTSDEWIRERTGIRQRHIAAEGERTSDLAIDASRKALEAAGREAKDIDLIIVATTTPDLTFPATAARVQAALDVHQGAAFDLQAVCSGFIFALATADNFLARGQAKTALVIGAETFSRLLDWEDRGTCVLFGDGAGAVVLEAQADAGDRGVISTFIRTDGRMHDLLYVDGGPSQTQTTGKVRMIGNAVFRQAVEHISGAMLEACARAQVSIDAVDWFVPHQANQRILDGVARKLGIPVDKVVSTVGVHGNTSAASVPLALDAAVQDGRIKPGQLVLMEALGGGLTWGAALVRL is encoded by the coding sequence ATGCGGTCAGTCATGCTTGGCGTAGGCAGCTATCTGCCGACGCGCGTCCTTACCAATGCGGAATTGGCAAAGCGTGTCGACACCAGCGACGAATGGATTCGCGAGCGCACCGGCATTCGCCAACGCCATATTGCGGCGGAGGGTGAACGTACTTCGGATCTCGCGATCGACGCGTCTCGCAAAGCTCTGGAAGCCGCGGGCCGTGAAGCCAAAGACATTGATCTCATCATCGTGGCGACGACGACGCCGGATTTGACGTTCCCCGCAACGGCGGCACGCGTGCAAGCTGCGCTCGATGTGCATCAGGGCGCCGCGTTCGATCTGCAGGCGGTGTGTTCCGGCTTCATTTTTGCGCTGGCGACGGCGGACAATTTTCTCGCGCGCGGTCAGGCCAAGACGGCGCTCGTGATTGGCGCGGAGACGTTCTCGCGTCTGCTCGATTGGGAAGATCGCGGCACGTGCGTGTTGTTCGGCGATGGCGCAGGCGCTGTCGTGCTGGAGGCCCAAGCGGACGCGGGCGATCGCGGCGTGATCTCGACCTTCATTCGCACCGACGGTCGCATGCACGATCTGCTCTATGTCGATGGCGGCCCATCTCAGACGCAGACCACCGGCAAGGTGCGCATGATCGGCAACGCTGTATTCCGCCAAGCGGTCGAGCATATCTCCGGCGCCATGCTGGAAGCCTGCGCGCGCGCGCAGGTATCGATCGACGCTGTGGATTGGTTTGTACCGCACCAGGCCAACCAGCGCATCCTCGATGGCGTAGCCCGCAAGCTCGGCATTCCGGTGGATAAAGTGGTCTCCACCGTGGGCGTGCATGGCAACACCTCGGCCGCCTCGGTGCCGCTCGCCTTGGACGCGGCCGTGCAGGATGGGCGAATCAAACCGGGTCAATTGGTGCTGATGGAGGCCCTGGGCGGTGGTTTGACCTGGGGGGCGGCGCTGGTTCGCCTCTAA
- a CDS encoding outer membrane protein assembly factor BamE, translated as MNRGFLRFSAIAVALAAGAAACAPVQSYNGFRADRNNEEIPDPQVGVDTRDTVVQRFGSPSTSAVFDQTAWYYVGSVQERVAFYTPRITERRVMVVRFDGDVVSGVEKYGMERGRIISYDDNETPTRGRELGVLEQLLGNVGSTPPIRADEEDQGPRRRN; from the coding sequence ATGAATCGCGGATTTTTGCGCTTCTCGGCGATTGCCGTTGCACTAGCGGCTGGCGCTGCGGCCTGCGCGCCGGTGCAGTCCTATAATGGCTTCCGCGCCGACCGCAACAATGAGGAAATTCCCGACCCGCAAGTCGGCGTCGATACGCGTGACACGGTCGTGCAACGCTTCGGCTCGCCATCCACCAGCGCCGTGTTTGATCAAACGGCCTGGTATTATGTCGGCTCGGTCCAGGAGCGCGTTGCCTTCTATACGCCGCGCATCACCGAGCGCCGCGTGATGGTCGTGCGCTTCGATGGCGATGTGGTCTCGGGCGTCGAAAAGTACGGTATGGAGCGCGGCCGCATCATTTCTTATGACGATAACGAAACGCCGACGCGCGGCCGTGAACTCGGCGTGCTGGAGCAATTGCTCGGCAACGTGGGCTCCACACCGCCAATCCGCGCCGACGAAGAAGATCAGGGCCCACGTCGCCGCAACTGA